A genomic window from Blastococcus saxobsidens DD2 includes:
- a CDS encoding DUF1206 domain-containing protein: MPPVPAAQPLVHRLRDLVDRVRRVTDSPWLTHLARAGLIAYGAMHLLIAFLALRMALGLRGADADQTGALLTVAAGPGGEFLLVAIGLGMLSLALWQAAEVLLWWHGLLDPEHRVHTAVVCAKCLAKGAVYGVLGLTALLFAAGFEYEADERLRDLTEETLLIPGGALLIGTVAAGVVAVGIYTFVRGCTGGFMRDIDLPTAPDRWEPAIEALGRIGYLAKGIAFGLVGVLLGRAATAADASTATGLDGAMTAIAGVDAGPWLLGGVAAGFAAFGVYALARARYPDRDPSS, translated from the coding sequence ATGCCGCCGGTGCCTGCCGCACAGCCCCTGGTCCACCGGCTCCGCGACCTCGTCGACCGGGTCCGCCGGGTCACCGACTCCCCGTGGCTCACCCACCTCGCCCGCGCCGGGCTGATCGCCTACGGGGCGATGCACCTGCTCATCGCGTTCCTCGCGCTGCGCATGGCGCTGGGCCTGCGCGGGGCCGACGCCGACCAGACCGGTGCCCTGCTCACCGTCGCCGCCGGGCCGGGCGGCGAGTTCCTGCTCGTCGCGATCGGCCTGGGCATGCTGTCGCTGGCGCTCTGGCAGGCGGCCGAGGTGCTGCTCTGGTGGCACGGGCTGCTCGATCCGGAGCACCGGGTGCACACGGCGGTCGTCTGCGCCAAGTGCCTGGCCAAGGGCGCGGTGTACGGCGTCCTCGGACTCACCGCGCTGCTGTTCGCCGCCGGGTTCGAGTACGAGGCCGACGAGCGGCTGCGCGACCTCACCGAGGAGACGCTGCTGATCCCCGGCGGGGCGCTGCTCATCGGCACGGTCGCGGCCGGGGTGGTGGCGGTCGGGATCTACACGTTCGTGCGCGGCTGCACCGGCGGCTTCATGCGCGACATCGACCTGCCCACGGCCCCCGACCGGTGGGAACCGGCGATCGAGGCCCTGGGCCGGATCGGCTACCTGGCGAAGGGCATCGCCTTCGGGCTGGTCGGCGTCCTGCTGGGGCGGGCCGCCACCGCCGCCGACGCCTCCACCGCCACCGGTCTGGACGGCGCGATGACCGCGATCGCCGGGGTGGACGCCGGCCCCTGGCTGCTCGGCGGCGTCGCGGCCGGGTTCGCGGCCTTCGGCGTGTACGCCCTCGCCCGGGCCCGCTACCCCGACCGCGACCCCTCGTCCTGA
- a CDS encoding DUF1206 domain-containing protein: protein MSVRGDAGSPTDAAARAGDSDALEHLARVGLIAYGLVHVLVAWLALQVAWGVSSAPADQSGALATLAQQPLGEPLLWVLAVGLIALALWQAAEILRWRHGLTASGKARTTAWERTGKAVAKTVIYLTLAVLAFRFATGGGQTGSTSTPQQATAGVFGWPGGRWLVGIAGLVVVGIGVYNVYKGVSKSFLKEIDLSDCPARATRLVTRLGQVGFPGKGAAFVLIGGLLVWAAVTFDAAKAAGLDGALHRLGSVPAGQVLLTLIAVGIAAFGIYCFVRARYPERT from the coding sequence ATGAGCGTGCGGGGCGATGCCGGATCACCCACGGACGCGGCCGCGCGGGCGGGCGACAGCGACGCGCTGGAGCACCTGGCCCGCGTCGGGCTGATCGCCTACGGCCTGGTGCACGTGCTCGTCGCCTGGCTCGCGCTGCAGGTGGCGTGGGGCGTCAGCAGCGCTCCGGCCGACCAGTCCGGGGCACTGGCCACCCTCGCCCAGCAACCGCTGGGCGAGCCGCTGCTGTGGGTGCTCGCCGTCGGTCTCATCGCCCTGGCCCTCTGGCAGGCCGCGGAGATCCTCCGCTGGCGGCACGGGCTGACCGCGTCGGGGAAGGCCCGCACGACGGCGTGGGAGCGGACCGGCAAGGCGGTCGCCAAGACGGTCATCTACCTCACGCTCGCGGTGCTGGCGTTCCGCTTCGCCACCGGCGGCGGGCAGACCGGCAGCACCAGCACCCCGCAGCAGGCGACCGCCGGCGTCTTCGGGTGGCCGGGCGGGCGGTGGCTGGTCGGCATCGCTGGGCTGGTCGTCGTCGGGATCGGCGTCTACAACGTCTACAAGGGTGTCTCGAAGAGCTTCCTCAAGGAGATCGACCTCAGCGACTGCCCGGCGCGAGCGACACGGCTGGTCACCCGGCTGGGCCAGGTGGGCTTCCCCGGCAAGGGCGCCGCCTTCGTCCTGATCGGCGGGCTGCTCGTCTGGGCCGCGGTGACGTTCGACGCGGCCAAGGCGGCCGGACTGGACGGCGCCCTCCACCGGCTGGGCAGCGTTCCCGCCGGGCAGGTGCTGCTCACGCTCATCGCCGTCGGGATCGCGGCCTTCGGCATCTACTGCTTCGTCCGCGCCCGCTACCCCGAACGGACCTGA
- a CDS encoding alpha/beta fold hydrolase — MGSVVTRNRVNVSGPAEGRPMVFAHGFGCDQTLWRLVAPRFSCDHRVVLFDHVGSGQSDLSAYDPDKYGALDGYATDVVEICRELALSDVVFVGHSVSAMIGVLAYHRAPELFGAMVMIGPSPRYVDDGDYVGGFSRSDIVGLLDALDSNHLGWSAQMAPVIMGNPERPELAEELTNSFCRTAPDIARQFARVTFLSDNRADLHGVEVPTLVLQCSADAIAPDAVGEYVHRQIPGSTLVRMRATGHVPQLSAPEETTAAIRAFLTP; from the coding sequence GTGGGCAGCGTCGTGACGCGCAACCGGGTGAACGTCAGCGGCCCCGCCGAGGGGCGGCCGATGGTGTTCGCGCACGGCTTCGGGTGTGACCAGACGCTGTGGCGGCTGGTCGCTCCCCGGTTCAGCTGCGACCACCGCGTCGTCCTGTTCGACCACGTGGGGTCGGGGCAGTCGGACCTGTCGGCCTACGACCCGGACAAGTACGGCGCCCTGGACGGGTACGCGACCGACGTCGTCGAGATCTGCCGCGAGCTCGCGCTCTCCGACGTCGTGTTCGTCGGCCACTCGGTGAGCGCCATGATCGGGGTGCTCGCCTACCACCGGGCCCCGGAGCTCTTCGGGGCCATGGTGATGATCGGCCCCAGCCCGCGGTACGTCGACGACGGGGACTACGTGGGCGGGTTCAGCCGCAGCGACATCGTCGGCCTGCTCGACGCGCTGGATAGCAACCACCTGGGCTGGTCGGCGCAGATGGCCCCGGTGATCATGGGCAACCCGGAGCGGCCCGAGCTGGCCGAGGAGCTGACCAACAGCTTCTGCCGCACCGCGCCGGACATCGCCCGCCAGTTCGCCCGGGTCACCTTCCTGTCGGACAACCGCGCCGACCTGCACGGGGTCGAGGTACCCACCCTGGTGCTGCAGTGCAGCGCCGACGCGATCGCCCCCGACGCCGTCGGTGAGTACGTGCACCGGCAGATCCCGGGCAGCACGCTGGTGCGGATGCGGGCGACCGGGCACGTGCCCCAGCTCTCCGCGCCGGAGGAGACGACGGCCGCCATCCGCGCGTTCCTGACGCCGTGA
- a CDS encoding hemerythrin domain-containing protein: MTATAVRSPVVRIPVPRRPAAPAVPPDRAAHPGRAAAYQRVLHQLVRRELRTLADVVSWAPDAECVRTGILTCHAGLVARVLLHHHAVEREAVWPALLRAVPATARPTAAVAVADWTLSCARIDAALRDLDTAARQWAVTSSGRARDSFGRACRALADDVAAQTAEEERTLLPLLDAHLTEADWTPIIRTARCGLSGRQRLLVLGLALEDCCAGDRARLLLGTPRGTRLAWRVYGGGRYRAAIVRLRGAPPAR; encoded by the coding sequence ATGACCGCTACCGCGGTCCGTTCCCCCGTCGTCCGCATCCCGGTGCCCCGCCGCCCGGCCGCGCCTGCCGTCCCCCCGGACCGAGCCGCGCACCCCGGCCGTGCGGCCGCCTACCAGCGGGTGCTGCACCAGCTGGTGCGCCGCGAGCTGCGCACCCTGGCCGACGTCGTCTCCTGGGCACCGGACGCCGAGTGCGTCCGCACCGGGATCCTCACCTGCCACGCCGGGTTGGTCGCGCGGGTGCTGCTGCACCACCACGCCGTGGAGCGGGAGGCGGTGTGGCCGGCGCTGCTGCGCGCGGTCCCGGCGACCGCACGGCCCACCGCGGCGGTGGCGGTCGCCGACTGGACGCTGTCCTGCGCCCGGATCGACGCCGCGCTGCGCGACCTCGACACCGCCGCCCGCCAGTGGGCCGTCACCAGCAGCGGTCGCGCCCGCGACTCCTTCGGCCGCGCCTGCCGCGCCCTGGCCGACGACGTGGCCGCGCAGACCGCTGAGGAGGAGCGGACGCTGCTGCCCCTGTTGGACGCCCACCTGACCGAGGCCGACTGGACGCCGATCATCCGCACGGCCCGGTGCGGTCTCTCCGGGCGTCAGCGGCTGCTCGTGCTGGGCCTCGCCCTGGAGGACTGCTGCGCCGGCGACCGCGCCCGGCTGCTGCTCGGCACCCCCCGGGGCACCCGGCTGGCCTGGCGGGTCTACGGCGGCGGGCGGTACCGCGCGGCCATCGTGCGGCTGCGCGGCGCCCCGCCCGCCCGGTGA
- a CDS encoding ATP-dependent DNA helicase, whose amino-acid sequence MTAEQAYVTGLHQRLDEVRARTVARLDEALATVPHNPQAVGEREAAVELHSQRIVALDAADSGLCFGRLDRHDSDVPRYVGRIGLNTDEGREEPLLVDWRAPAAQPFYTATPLHDLGVRRRRHIRTRGRTVVSVTDETLDLTDPDLAQRSGLAGESVLLAALNATRTGRMSDIVRTIQAEQDRIIRADHRGVLVVQGGPGTGKTAVALHRAAYLLYTHRERLARSGLLVVGPSPTFLAYIADVLPSLGETGVVLADLGGLRPGLQAHAPERPEVTEVKGRLAMVDVVTAAVRARQAVLDQPAPLTIDGTPVRFAKADAARARSRARAVSRLHNEARPAFARAVIDLVAHKYADTLGQNVLGGANLLGAGDVAALRREVAAEPAVHALIDRLWPRLTAERLLRDLFSSPQRLAAATKGWTDADRALLARPASAPWTPADVPLLEEADELLGVDDSAERTAARREKQRRLRHAQETLDFLHGSRSTDWETEDESEELSAGDLLDAEGLADRQEETDSRSTAQRAAADRTWTYGHVIVDEAQELSAMAWRVLLRRCPTRSMTLVGDVAQTGSAAGASSWAEVLEPALGPRDRRGWRMEELTVNYRTPAEIMEIAAEVLAAGGADTSAASSVRSTGERPWARQVADEELADAVAEAAAELDAEEGTLAVLVPRSRLAAVTDAVRRRVPSASADGDLTAGAVVLTPQGSKGLEFDSVLVGDPAGILDEGVRGHNDLYVALTRATQRLGVVHPGELPVELKGLDLR is encoded by the coding sequence GTGACGGCGGAACAGGCCTACGTCACCGGCCTGCACCAGCGGCTCGACGAGGTGCGGGCGCGCACCGTCGCCCGCCTCGATGAGGCGCTGGCCACGGTGCCGCACAACCCGCAGGCGGTCGGTGAGCGTGAGGCGGCGGTCGAGCTGCACTCCCAGCGGATCGTCGCTCTCGACGCCGCCGACAGCGGGCTGTGCTTCGGGCGCCTGGACCGGCACGACAGCGACGTCCCCCGCTACGTCGGCCGGATCGGTCTGAACACCGACGAGGGCCGCGAGGAGCCGCTGCTGGTCGACTGGCGGGCGCCCGCGGCCCAGCCCTTCTACACCGCCACTCCCCTGCACGACCTCGGGGTCCGCCGCCGGCGGCACATCCGCACCCGCGGCCGCACGGTCGTGAGCGTCACCGACGAGACCCTGGACCTCACCGACCCCGACCTCGCCCAACGGTCCGGGCTGGCCGGTGAGTCGGTGCTGCTCGCCGCGCTCAACGCCACCCGCACCGGCCGGATGAGCGACATCGTCCGCACCATCCAGGCCGAGCAGGACCGCATCATCCGCGCCGACCACCGCGGTGTGCTGGTCGTCCAGGGCGGTCCGGGCACCGGGAAGACCGCCGTCGCCCTGCACCGCGCCGCCTACCTGCTCTACACCCACCGCGAGCGGCTGGCGCGCAGCGGGCTGCTCGTCGTCGGCCCCTCCCCGACCTTCCTGGCCTACATCGCCGACGTGCTGCCTTCCCTCGGCGAGACGGGGGTCGTGCTGGCCGACCTCGGCGGGCTGCGGCCCGGCCTGCAGGCACACGCGCCCGAGCGACCGGAGGTCACGGAGGTCAAGGGGCGGCTGGCGATGGTCGACGTCGTCACCGCCGCCGTCCGCGCCCGCCAGGCGGTCCTGGACCAGCCGGCTCCGCTGACCATCGACGGGACGCCGGTGCGCTTCGCCAAGGCAGACGCCGCCCGCGCCCGCAGCCGGGCCCGCGCGGTCTCCCGGCTGCACAACGAGGCCCGTCCGGCGTTCGCGCGTGCCGTGATCGACCTGGTGGCGCACAAGTACGCCGACACGCTCGGCCAGAACGTGCTCGGCGGCGCCAACCTGCTCGGTGCCGGCGACGTCGCCGCGCTGCGCCGCGAGGTCGCCGCGGAACCCGCGGTGCACGCGCTGATCGACCGGCTGTGGCCCCGGCTGACCGCCGAGCGGCTGCTCCGGGACCTGTTCTCCTCCCCGCAGCGGCTCGCCGCGGCGACCAAGGGGTGGACCGACGCCGATCGCGCACTGCTCGCCCGCCCGGCCTCGGCGCCCTGGACGCCGGCCGACGTCCCGCTGCTGGAGGAGGCCGACGAGCTGCTCGGCGTCGACGACTCCGCCGAGCGGACGGCCGCCCGCCGGGAGAAGCAGCGCCGGCTCCGGCACGCCCAGGAGACCCTCGATTTCCTGCACGGCTCGCGCTCCACCGACTGGGAGACCGAGGACGAGTCGGAGGAGCTGTCCGCCGGCGACCTGCTCGACGCGGAAGGGCTCGCCGACCGGCAGGAGGAGACCGACAGCCGGTCGACGGCGCAGCGCGCGGCGGCCGACCGCACCTGGACCTACGGGCACGTGATCGTCGACGAGGCGCAGGAGCTGTCGGCGATGGCCTGGCGGGTGCTGCTGCGCCGCTGCCCCACCCGCTCGATGACGCTGGTCGGTGACGTGGCCCAGACCGGGTCGGCGGCCGGCGCCTCCAGCTGGGCCGAGGTGCTCGAGCCGGCGCTGGGCCCCCGGGACCGCCGCGGCTGGCGGATGGAGGAGCTGACCGTCAACTACCGGACCCCCGCCGAGATCATGGAGATCGCGGCGGAGGTGCTGGCCGCCGGTGGGGCGGACACGTCGGCGGCGAGCTCGGTGCGGTCCACCGGCGAGCGGCCGTGGGCCCGCCAGGTGGCCGACGAGGAGCTCGCCGACGCGGTCGCCGAGGCTGCCGCGGAGCTCGATGCCGAGGAGGGGACCCTCGCCGTTCTCGTCCCGCGCAGCCGGCTGGCCGCCGTCACCGACGCCGTCCGGCGGCGGGTGCCGTCGGCGTCGGCCGACGGCGACCTCACCGCCGGGGCCGTGGTGCTCACGCCCCAGGGCAGCAAGGGCCTGGAGTTCGACTCGGTCCTCGTCGGCGACCCGGCCGGGATCCTCGACGAGGGGGTGCGCGGGCACAACGACCTCTACGTCGCGCTCACCCGCGCCACCCAGCGGCTCGGCGTCGTCCACCCCGGTGAGCTGCCCGTGGAGCTGAAGGGGCTCGACCTGCGCTGA
- a CDS encoding cytochrome P450, with the protein MPRLENGLKMLAKGYAWLPDERRRTGRRTVATRLGGMPAYGIVGPEAARFLYDEDHVRRSHAIPEPVRGTLFGKGAVHTLDGELHRVRKAMFVALLMREDGIASLVEQATAAWDAAAGEWARRPEIVLFDEAGRVIAGAVTRWAGVAVHDHEVPGLARDLLAMVDGFASGGVRHARARRARGRRERWLSQLVRDVRSGVTAVPEGSAVDVVARHRDAGGEQLDSHVAAVELLNIIRPTTAVAWFMAFSGHALIRWPQHRERLAGGDATFAEAWAHEIRRFYPFAPFTGGRAPHEVEFDGERIPENAMILLDLYGQNHDPELWGDPYAFRPERFLDRPIGEFELVPQGGGDPRTNHRCPGEQITVALLAALAGRLARLDYEAPEQDLTIALHRIPAKPASGVVLRVRGGA; encoded by the coding sequence ATGCCTCGTCTCGAGAACGGCCTGAAGATGCTCGCGAAGGGCTACGCCTGGCTGCCCGACGAGCGGCGCCGCACCGGGCGACGCACCGTGGCGACCCGGCTCGGCGGGATGCCGGCGTACGGCATCGTGGGCCCGGAGGCCGCGCGGTTCCTCTACGACGAGGACCACGTCCGGCGGTCGCACGCCATCCCGGAGCCGGTGCGGGGGACGCTGTTCGGCAAGGGAGCGGTGCACACCCTCGACGGGGAGCTGCACCGGGTGCGCAAGGCGATGTTCGTGGCGCTGCTCATGCGCGAGGACGGCATCGCCTCGCTCGTGGAGCAGGCGACGGCGGCCTGGGACGCCGCGGCCGGCGAGTGGGCCCGCCGGCCGGAGATCGTCCTCTTCGACGAGGCCGGCCGGGTGATCGCCGGCGCGGTCACCCGCTGGGCCGGGGTGGCGGTGCACGACCACGAGGTACCCGGCCTGGCCCGGGACCTGCTCGCCATGGTCGACGGGTTCGCCAGCGGTGGCGTGCGGCACGCGCGTGCCCGGCGGGCCCGCGGACGCCGCGAGCGCTGGCTGTCGCAGCTGGTCCGGGACGTGCGCAGCGGCGTCACGGCCGTGCCCGAGGGCTCGGCGGTCGATGTCGTGGCCCGGCACCGCGACGCCGGCGGCGAGCAGCTGGACTCCCACGTCGCCGCGGTCGAGCTGCTCAACATCATCCGGCCGACGACGGCGGTCGCCTGGTTCATGGCCTTCTCCGGGCACGCGCTGATCCGCTGGCCGCAGCACCGCGAGCGGCTGGCCGGCGGCGATGCCACGTTCGCGGAGGCCTGGGCGCACGAGATCCGGCGGTTCTACCCGTTCGCGCCGTTCACCGGTGGGCGGGCGCCGCACGAGGTGGAGTTCGACGGGGAGCGGATCCCGGAGAACGCGATGATCCTGCTCGACCTGTACGGGCAGAACCACGACCCCGAGCTCTGGGGGGACCCGTACGCCTTCCGCCCCGAACGGTTCCTCGACCGGCCGATCGGCGAGTTCGAGCTCGTTCCACAGGGCGGCGGTGATCCGCGCACCAACCACCGCTGCCCCGGCGAGCAGATCACCGTCGCGCTGCTCGCGGCGCTGGCGGGAAGGCTGGCCCGGCTGGACTACGAGGCGCCCGAGCAGGACCTCACCATCGCCCTGCACCGCATCCCGGCCAAGCCGGCCAGCGGCGTCGTTCTGCGGGTGCGCGGCGGGGCCTGA
- a CDS encoding SIR2 family NAD-dependent protein deacylase has translation MNGHVFVVGADLTRLSCDDVLVPTDRSLRVARSWRPLLPDELITDRQDDGDCVGLSWSGRERVLEVPGDGPRRTWLVDTVDDGGHGLSWLLDGAREALAAVARREVTGPVHGRARRLVGLPALGTGWGGAAGQRGALLQQLLPVLREAAEEHGFDIALVLRGPSDLAAAQRVRRGQDGGWELPDHLRQLAEQLGERARRGQLALFVGAGVSAAAGLPTWERLVDELATRSGLDDALREGLSGLPPQDSAALLARELGSDQLEAFVAERFGPGSYALAHALLADLPVQEFVTTNYDPLVELAASDIGRQVRVLPYEEAEPGRPWLLKLHGDAAHPESVVLTREEYLQFGSTGAALAGVLHSLLLTRHVLFVGTSMLDDDLIRIAHQVRTALQTQGSGTARRTGTVLALREDPARARLWERDVETVAMSPADGSPAEAARRLEVLLDLIGCLSTPPTGYLLDPAYRGMLNDEERALAGALRTVAEALPPEASSTAALEVADLLRRLGHGSSAADGEEPPRELVRGPRDDRPREQRPG, from the coding sequence GTGAACGGACACGTGTTCGTCGTCGGCGCGGACCTCACCCGGTTGTCGTGCGACGACGTCCTGGTGCCCACCGACCGCTCGCTGCGGGTGGCCCGCAGCTGGCGTCCGCTGCTGCCCGACGAGCTGATCACCGACCGGCAGGACGACGGCGACTGCGTCGGGCTGTCGTGGTCGGGCCGGGAACGGGTCCTCGAGGTCCCCGGGGACGGTCCGCGGCGGACGTGGCTGGTCGACACGGTCGACGACGGCGGGCACGGGCTCTCCTGGCTGCTGGACGGCGCCCGGGAGGCGCTGGCCGCCGTCGCCCGGCGGGAGGTGACCGGGCCGGTGCACGGCCGGGCGCGGCGACTGGTCGGGCTGCCGGCCCTGGGGACCGGCTGGGGCGGTGCCGCGGGGCAGCGGGGCGCACTGCTGCAGCAGCTCCTGCCGGTGCTGCGCGAGGCGGCCGAGGAACACGGGTTCGACATCGCGCTGGTGCTGCGCGGGCCGAGCGACCTGGCCGCCGCCCAGCGGGTGCGTCGGGGGCAGGACGGCGGCTGGGAGCTGCCCGACCACCTCCGCCAGCTGGCCGAGCAGCTCGGTGAGCGGGCCCGCCGCGGCCAGCTGGCGCTGTTCGTCGGCGCCGGCGTGAGCGCGGCGGCGGGGTTGCCCACCTGGGAGCGGCTCGTGGACGAGCTCGCCACCCGCTCGGGCCTGGACGACGCGCTGCGCGAGGGGCTGTCGGGGCTGCCCCCGCAGGACTCGGCCGCGCTGCTGGCGCGCGAGCTGGGCTCCGACCAGCTGGAGGCGTTCGTCGCCGAGCGGTTCGGGCCGGGCTCGTACGCCCTGGCGCACGCGCTGCTCGCCGACCTGCCGGTGCAGGAGTTCGTGACCACGAACTACGACCCGCTGGTGGAGCTGGCGGCCAGCGACATCGGCCGGCAGGTCAGGGTGCTGCCGTACGAGGAGGCCGAGCCGGGGCGGCCCTGGCTGCTGAAGCTGCACGGTGACGCCGCGCACCCCGAGAGCGTGGTGCTGACCCGCGAGGAGTACCTGCAGTTCGGCAGCACCGGCGCCGCGCTGGCCGGGGTGCTGCACTCGCTGCTGCTCACCCGGCACGTGCTGTTCGTGGGCACCTCGATGCTCGACGACGACCTCATCCGGATCGCGCACCAGGTGCGCACCGCGCTGCAGACCCAGGGCTCCGGCACCGCCCGCCGCACCGGCACGGTGCTCGCGCTGCGCGAGGACCCGGCCCGGGCGCGGCTGTGGGAGCGGGACGTCGAGACGGTGGCGATGAGCCCGGCGGACGGTTCCCCCGCGGAGGCGGCACGCCGGCTGGAGGTGTTGCTGGACCTCATCGGCTGCCTGTCCACCCCGCCCACCGGGTACCTGCTGGACCCGGCCTACCGCGGGATGCTCAACGACGAGGAGCGCGCGCTGGCGGGGGCGCTGCGCACGGTCGCGGAGGCGCTGCCGCCGGAGGCCTCGTCCACGGCGGCGCTCGAGGTGGCGGACCTGTTGCGCCGGCTCGGCCACGGCAGCTCGGCCGCCGACGGCGAGGAGCCGCCGCGCGAGCTCGTGCGCGGGCCCCGGGACGACCGGCCCCGGGAGCAGCGGCCGGGCTGA
- a CDS encoding SpoIIE family protein phosphatase: MTGPDGGEPAGPQDARDRESQLDRLLDEDPADLYENAPMGYLSTLPDGRVARVNRTFCAWTGRSPEDLLGSRLQELLSVGGRVFYETHLVPLLRMQGAVREIAIDVTRIDGSLLPCLLNAVEMRDDDGTPLLVRATLFEATARRRYERELLAAQRLAEESEARSRTVQKVVFDLAAAMTPEDVATVIVQRGRAAMKARGAALVLVEGEADDPRELPGLRPVRSDGLSVRLLRRLKEAAGSRLALELAQGLRSVVLDARLRADQPQLAAAMAADGVTDLVIVPVSADSKRLGVLVLARGEPGRGDLISLEEPGEKRALHPALVDLLWTLGRQAGQALERVRLYEQTRQQGERAAFLLAAARLMADAADVTETVQQLADLVVSRLADVCVIDLVTEHGLARSAARHRDPARQFLLDRLREKQAPTRSPLHPGVRALREGRTQWLHDPAEGRALLAEVAVDDEYRELLEQLQLQRVVSVPMIVDGRRLGVVTLGGDRQRPPFTAADVDVAEQLALQLAQVVDRAQRFEFEERTSHTLQASLLPPAPPEVPSIATAVRYVAATQGVDVGGDWYDVVRLPGNQVAMAVGDVVGHDITAAATMGQLRSVTRAMSVDGPSPAVLIDRLQRGWEQFGLQRMATALFATLDPATGELRIASAGHLPPLLCSDGTAEFLPVRPTRMLGAPAAAAEEWAGVLPTGATLVLFTDGLVESPGADIDAGMDRLLEVAARSCTADPAELCDRLLAELTREHRADDIALLALTRT; the protein is encoded by the coding sequence GTGACCGGCCCGGACGGCGGCGAGCCGGCCGGTCCGCAGGACGCGCGGGATCGGGAGTCGCAGCTCGACCGCCTGCTCGACGAGGACCCGGCGGACCTCTACGAGAACGCGCCGATGGGCTATCTCTCCACCCTGCCCGACGGCCGGGTCGCGCGGGTCAACCGCACGTTCTGCGCCTGGACCGGGCGATCTCCGGAGGACCTGCTGGGCAGCCGCCTCCAGGAGCTGCTGAGCGTCGGTGGCCGGGTGTTCTACGAGACCCACCTGGTGCCGCTGCTGCGCATGCAGGGCGCGGTGCGCGAGATCGCCATCGACGTGACCCGGATCGACGGCTCGCTGCTCCCGTGCCTGCTCAACGCCGTCGAGATGCGCGACGACGACGGCACGCCGCTGCTGGTGCGCGCGACGTTGTTCGAGGCGACCGCGCGGCGGCGGTACGAGCGGGAGCTCCTGGCCGCGCAGCGGCTGGCCGAGGAGTCCGAGGCGCGGTCGCGCACCGTCCAGAAGGTCGTGTTCGACCTGGCGGCCGCGATGACACCCGAGGACGTCGCGACGGTGATCGTGCAGCGCGGGCGGGCCGCGATGAAGGCGCGCGGTGCCGCCCTGGTGCTGGTGGAGGGCGAGGCCGACGATCCGCGGGAGCTGCCCGGGTTGCGCCCGGTGCGCTCCGACGGGCTCTCGGTCCGTCTGCTGCGGCGGCTGAAGGAGGCCGCCGGCAGCCGGCTGGCGCTGGAGCTGGCCCAGGGGTTGCGGTCGGTGGTGCTCGATGCCCGGCTGCGGGCCGACCAGCCCCAGTTGGCGGCGGCGATGGCGGCGGACGGGGTGACCGACCTGGTGATCGTGCCGGTGTCGGCCGACTCCAAGCGACTCGGCGTGCTCGTGCTGGCCCGCGGCGAACCGGGACGGGGCGACCTGATCAGCCTCGAGGAGCCGGGGGAGAAGCGCGCGCTCCACCCGGCGCTGGTCGATCTGCTGTGGACCCTGGGGCGGCAGGCGGGACAGGCGCTCGAGCGCGTGCGACTGTACGAGCAGACCCGGCAGCAGGGGGAGCGGGCGGCGTTCCTGCTGGCGGCCGCACGGCTGATGGCCGACGCCGCGGACGTGACCGAGACCGTGCAGCAGCTGGCCGACCTCGTGGTGTCCCGGCTGGCCGACGTCTGCGTGATCGACCTGGTGACCGAGCACGGCCTGGCGCGGTCCGCGGCCCGGCACCGCGACCCTGCCCGGCAGTTCCTCCTCGACCGGCTGCGGGAGAAGCAGGCGCCGACGCGGTCGCCGCTGCACCCGGGAGTGCGGGCGCTGCGCGAGGGCCGGACCCAGTGGCTGCACGACCCCGCCGAGGGCCGGGCCCTGCTGGCCGAGGTCGCCGTCGACGACGAGTACCGCGAGCTCCTCGAGCAGCTGCAGCTCCAGCGCGTGGTGAGCGTGCCGATGATCGTCGACGGCAGGCGGCTGGGCGTGGTGACCCTCGGGGGCGACCGGCAGCGGCCGCCGTTCACCGCCGCCGACGTGGACGTGGCCGAGCAGCTGGCGCTGCAGCTGGCGCAGGTGGTAGACCGGGCGCAGCGGTTCGAGTTCGAGGAGCGGACCTCGCACACGCTGCAGGCCAGCCTGCTCCCACCCGCGCCGCCGGAGGTGCCCTCGATCGCGACCGCGGTGCGGTACGTCGCGGCGACCCAGGGGGTCGACGTGGGCGGCGACTGGTACGACGTCGTCCGGCTGCCCGGGAACCAGGTGGCGATGGCGGTGGGCGACGTCGTGGGCCACGACATCACGGCCGCCGCCACCATGGGGCAGCTGCGCAGCGTGACCCGGGCGATGTCGGTGGACGGGCCGTCGCCGGCCGTGCTCATCGACCGGCTGCAGCGCGGCTGGGAGCAGTTCGGCCTGCAGCGGATGGCGACGGCGCTGTTCGCCACCCTGGACCCGGCGACCGGTGAGCTGCGGATCGCCTCGGCCGGGCACCTGCCCCCGCTGCTGTGCTCGGACGGCACGGCGGAGTTCCTGCCGGTGCGGCCGACGCGGATGCTCGGTGCCCCGGCCGCTGCGGCGGAGGAGTGGGCCGGGGTGCTCCCGACGGGGGCGACGCTGGTGCTGTTCACCGACGGGCTGGTGGAGAGCCCGGGTGCGGACATCGACGCGGGGATGGACCGCCTGCTGGAGGTGGCCGCGCGGTCGTGCACGGCCGACCCGGCCGAACTGTGCGACCGGCTGCTGGCCGAGCTGACCCGCGAGCACCGGGCCGACGACATCGCCCTCCTCGCGCTGACCCGGACCTGA